One genomic segment of Pseudomonas sp. RU47 includes these proteins:
- the solA gene encoding N-methyl-L-tryptophan oxidase: protein MSERCEVVVLGLGAMGAATVYQLAKAGVNVVGIDRHHPPHNLGSSHGDTRITRLSVGEGAQYVPIVRNSHRIWRELETLTDESLFEQSGLLVLTSSAEFDPEDQTDFTLRTIGLARTYGIEHEVLSAEQIRQRFPQFANVHDSAIGYFEPGGGFVRPERCIDVQLKLAEQNGATLYKGETVTAISSNEAGVTVTTNQRTLRADKLVISAGNWNGELLGEPYENLLSVYRQKLFWFELEENAGLVGHSPTFIFTHGRGDDKINYGFPALPGESSMKIATAQYHTSTSAQAIDRTVSAAEAQDMYEHQVHNRIAGVTSKVLKSAVCAYTVTPDRHFIIDEHPSLQHTLFVSACSGHGFKHSAALGEAFAQWCMRGSSDLDLSSFSLKRFEGKLS, encoded by the coding sequence ATGTCCGAACGATGTGAGGTAGTGGTTCTGGGCTTGGGTGCCATGGGCGCTGCCACGGTTTACCAGTTGGCGAAAGCGGGGGTGAATGTCGTCGGCATCGACCGCCATCACCCGCCGCACAACCTCGGTTCCAGCCACGGCGATACGCGCATTACCCGGCTTTCGGTCGGAGAAGGCGCGCAATACGTGCCCATCGTGCGCAACTCACATCGCATCTGGCGTGAACTCGAGACGCTGACTGACGAGTCTTTGTTCGAGCAATCGGGCCTGTTGGTGCTGACGTCGAGCGCCGAATTCGATCCTGAAGATCAGACCGACTTCACCTTGCGCACCATCGGCCTGGCGCGGACTTACGGCATCGAGCACGAAGTCCTGTCCGCCGAACAGATTCGCCAGCGCTTCCCGCAATTCGCCAACGTGCACGACTCGGCCATCGGCTATTTTGAACCGGGCGGCGGCTTCGTGCGCCCTGAGCGCTGCATCGATGTTCAGCTCAAACTGGCCGAGCAAAACGGGGCGACGCTCTACAAAGGCGAGACCGTTACGGCGATCAGCTCAAACGAAGCAGGGGTCACAGTCACGACCAACCAGCGCACGCTACGCGCTGACAAACTGGTGATCAGCGCGGGCAACTGGAACGGCGAGTTGCTCGGTGAGCCGTATGAGAATCTGCTGAGTGTCTACCGGCAGAAACTGTTCTGGTTCGAACTGGAAGAGAACGCCGGACTGGTCGGCCACTCACCGACGTTCATCTTCACCCACGGTCGCGGCGACGACAAAATCAACTACGGCTTTCCCGCGCTACCCGGCGAAAGCAGCATGAAAATCGCCACCGCGCAGTACCACACCTCAACGTCCGCGCAGGCCATCGACCGTACGGTTTCAGCGGCCGAAGCGCAGGACATGTACGAGCACCAGGTGCACAACCGCATCGCCGGCGTGACCTCGAAAGTCCTCAAGTCGGCAGTCTGCGCCTACACTGTGACGCCAGACCGTCATTTCATCATCGACGAGCATCCGTCGCTGCAACACACGCTGTTCGTGTCGGCCTGCTCCGGGCACGGTTTCAAGCATTCCGCCGCGCTCGGCGAAGCATTTGCGCAGTGGTGCATGCGCGGCTCGAGCGACCTGGACCTGTCCTCTTTCTCCCTGAAACGCTTCGAAGGAAAACTATCGTGA
- a CDS encoding MetQ/NlpA family ABC transporter substrate-binding protein codes for MKRVALSVALLVAAMGNAYAETLKIAVVPVPHAEILEFLKPELAKEGVTLDVKVFSDYIQPDRQTDEGLLDANYFQSKPYYEAYKKDRPSSDQVPIVAVHIEPFGAYSKKIKNISELKDGATIAIPNDPTNSGRALLLIAKQGLITLKDPDNIMATRLDIVSNPKHLKFQELEAAMLPRVLNQVDMALINANYALEAKLVPHKDALFIESSESPYANYLYVRRDKANAPAVQKLGALLNSPQVKQFILERYHGDVVPAF; via the coding sequence GTGAAACGCGTCGCGCTCTCCGTAGCACTGCTGGTCGCCGCCATGGGCAATGCTTATGCCGAAACCCTGAAAATCGCCGTGGTGCCTGTGCCCCATGCCGAGATTCTCGAGTTCTTGAAGCCGGAACTGGCCAAGGAAGGGGTGACGCTGGATGTCAAAGTCTTCTCTGACTACATTCAACCCGACCGGCAGACCGATGAAGGCTTGCTCGACGCCAATTACTTCCAGAGCAAACCGTATTACGAGGCCTATAAAAAAGACCGCCCGAGCAGCGATCAAGTGCCGATCGTCGCCGTGCACATCGAACCGTTCGGTGCCTACTCGAAGAAGATCAAAAACATCAGCGAACTCAAGGATGGCGCGACCATTGCCATTCCCAACGACCCTACCAACTCCGGTCGGGCGCTGCTGCTGATCGCCAAACAAGGCCTGATCACCCTGAAGGATCCTGACAACATCATGGCCACGCGCCTGGATATCGTCAGCAATCCCAAGCATCTGAAGTTTCAGGAACTGGAAGCGGCGATGTTGCCGCGGGTGTTGAATCAGGTCGACATGGCGTTGATCAACGCCAACTACGCACTGGAAGCCAAACTGGTGCCGCACAAAGACGCACTGTTTATCGAAAGTTCGGAGTCGCCGTACGCCAATTACCTGTACGTGCGTCGCGACAAGGCCAATGCTCCAGCGGTGCAGAAGCTCGGCGCGCTGCTCAATTCACCGCAAGTGAAGCAGTTCATTCTTGAGCGTTATCACGGTGATGTGGTGCCAGCGTTCTAA
- a CDS encoding bestrophin family protein has translation MKAAIVRKYRLIIKTLGYVGWALFWLLLWDIAVTVDFMLFLNAKLNLPLMPLTLLGSALIVLISFRNSSAYNRWWEARTLWGSMINNSRSFARQVLTLLDDPDGEVNPVKSTLLRRHVAYVNCLAAHLQGQPCPEEVRAFIPANEFARSGTTNNFANDILTGSASLLAREYKAGRLDSIRLARLESTLVDLSNSQGGMERIANTPLPYPYVYFPRLFISLFCLIVPVGLVESLGWFTPLASTVVGFMLLAIERIGTDLQSPFRHSEHQIQMEALCETIEKNLQSMQRDSLGDVRRLEENA, from the coding sequence TTGAAAGCAGCCATCGTCAGAAAATACCGTTTGATCATCAAGACTCTGGGCTATGTCGGCTGGGCGTTGTTCTGGCTGCTGCTCTGGGACATCGCCGTCACCGTCGATTTCATGTTGTTCCTCAACGCCAAGCTGAATCTGCCATTGATGCCCCTGACGTTATTGGGTTCGGCATTGATCGTGCTGATCAGTTTTCGCAACAGCAGCGCTTACAACCGCTGGTGGGAAGCACGCACGTTGTGGGGTTCGATGATCAACAATTCGCGCAGCTTCGCCCGCCAGGTGCTGACGTTGCTGGATGATCCCGATGGCGAGGTCAATCCGGTCAAGTCGACCCTGTTGCGCCGCCACGTCGCCTATGTGAATTGCCTCGCGGCGCATCTACAAGGCCAGCCTTGCCCTGAGGAAGTCCGCGCGTTTATTCCCGCCAATGAATTCGCCCGCAGTGGCACGACCAATAACTTTGCCAACGATATCCTCACCGGCTCGGCGTCCTTGCTGGCTCGGGAATACAAGGCCGGGCGCCTGGACAGCATTCGTCTGGCACGACTGGAGTCGACATTGGTGGACCTGTCCAACAGCCAGGGTGGCATGGAGCGGATTGCCAATACGCCGCTGCCCTACCCGTATGTGTATTTTCCGCGGCTGTTTATTTCGCTGTTCTGCCTGATCGTGCCGGTCGGACTGGTGGAATCGTTGGGCTGGTTCACACCGCTGGCCTCGACCGTGGTGGGCTTTATGCTGCTGGCCATCGAACGTATCGGCACCGATCTGCAAAGCCCGTTTCGCCACAGCGAGCACCAGATTCAGATGGAAGCCCTGTGCGAAACCATCGAGAAAAACCTGCAATCGATGCAGCGTGATTCCTTGGGCGATGTGCGCCGGCTTGAAGAGAACGCTTGA
- a CDS encoding acyltransferase family protein, translating into MLRFLAALAVVIFHYAFRGYARGDMSVMPYPLLAEVAKYGYLGVELFFMISGFVILMTASSNNLQVFFISRVVRLCPAFWVCCTLTFLITLAFGQPRFSADLYQYLINMTFLGDLIGVPPIDGVYWSLFVEIKFYLMISILLALKKIDKIEPCLVLWLLVSATAEVLAFEKLRSILITDYAAYFIAGATFYLIWAKGMTKLRIALVAGALALATFTAITWAESIESKYATEYDPSIIGSVIIVFFMTFLLIATNKTAAIGQLNWTTLGALTYPLYLLHQMIGFIIFNMAYPAVNAHLLLWGTVALMIAASYVIHEKIETPMARLMKRSLSFSFNRLRAG; encoded by the coding sequence TTGCTGCGCTTTCTGGCTGCGCTCGCCGTGGTGATTTTTCACTACGCGTTTCGCGGGTATGCGCGGGGCGACATGTCGGTCATGCCCTATCCGCTGCTGGCCGAGGTGGCCAAATACGGTTACCTGGGCGTGGAACTGTTTTTCATGATCAGCGGATTTGTCATCCTGATGACGGCTTCAAGCAACAATCTGCAGGTGTTTTTCATCTCCCGCGTGGTGCGCCTGTGCCCGGCATTCTGGGTGTGCTGCACGCTCACCTTTCTGATCACACTCGCCTTCGGACAGCCGAGATTCAGCGCGGATCTTTATCAATACCTGATCAACATGACGTTCCTTGGCGATCTGATCGGCGTCCCGCCCATCGACGGCGTGTACTGGTCACTGTTTGTAGAGATCAAGTTCTACCTGATGATCTCGATTCTCCTGGCCTTGAAGAAAATAGACAAAATCGAACCCTGCCTGGTGCTCTGGCTACTGGTCTCGGCCACCGCGGAAGTCCTCGCTTTCGAAAAGCTGCGCTCGATTCTCATCACTGATTACGCGGCCTACTTCATCGCCGGTGCCACGTTCTACCTGATCTGGGCGAAGGGCATGACAAAACTGCGCATTGCCCTGGTGGCGGGCGCATTGGCCTTGGCCACTTTCACCGCCATTACCTGGGCCGAGTCGATCGAAAGCAAATATGCGACGGAGTACGATCCCTCGATCATCGGCAGCGTCATTATCGTTTTCTTTATGACCTTCCTTTTGATCGCAACCAACAAAACAGCCGCCATCGGGCAATTGAACTGGACGACCCTGGGAGCGCTCACATACCCGCTGTACCTGCTCCATCAAATGATCGGTTTCATCATCTTCAACATGGCCTATCCGGCGGTGAATGCGCACCTGCTGCTGTGGGGCACCGTGGCTTTGATGATCGCTGCGTCCTATGTCATTCACGAAAAAATCGAAACGCCGATGGCCAGACTGATGAAAAGGTCCCTGTCATTTTCCTTCAATCGTCTACGGGCCGGTTAG
- a CDS encoding family 16 glycosylhydrolase produces the protein MMLLRSLPALLLWVALTGNAAQAPPNAGLVLWLDAADASSLTLDTQNRVQRWSDKSGQSHDARVDEGTEQPQKIENAVNGHAVVRLSGTSAFMGKNIRSAKGPVTVLVVSRRLPEQAGVDPWQRLFSSRAQTADNDNVLPNFAISLAQTTAYEPTVSVLELQGVPIGPYAVGRNAVGTSENFRGDIAEVLVYDRPFASLAERQQAFQYLAHKWSVAVPTHADTWTRVGPLGTLPTRTHVYLPLSDQTNAGRWVLDTNLSDDFNGSSLDPTRWHVNNAIGNESLGRKPALFTPRNASVSNGNLNIVFRKETLPQKYVELGFKDYTSAMVRTRERGFYGYYEARAKPMNSAASSAFWLAWTGFTDNATEIDIFEIGGKTKGAASDRSYNMNAHLWATPQSKEHIANGSTWISPWRLASDFHVYGFDWQPDTLRWYVDGVLVRESKNRHFFFPMQIVFDSEAMWKWFGVVDDADLPSTFEVDYIHRWQRGP, from the coding sequence ATGATGCTCTTACGATCGCTGCCGGCGCTGCTGCTGTGGGTTGCGCTGACGGGCAACGCCGCACAAGCGCCGCCCAATGCCGGGCTGGTGCTGTGGCTGGACGCCGCCGATGCGTCCAGCCTGACCCTGGATACGCAGAACCGTGTGCAGCGCTGGAGCGATAAATCCGGCCAGTCCCATGACGCCAGGGTCGACGAAGGCACCGAGCAGCCACAAAAGATTGAAAACGCCGTGAATGGCCATGCCGTCGTGCGTTTAAGTGGTACTTCGGCGTTTATGGGCAAAAACATTCGCAGTGCAAAAGGGCCTGTCACGGTATTGGTCGTGTCCCGCCGATTGCCAGAACAGGCCGGCGTCGATCCGTGGCAGCGGTTGTTCAGTTCACGTGCGCAAACCGCTGACAACGATAACGTGCTGCCGAACTTCGCCATCAGCTTGGCGCAAACCACCGCGTATGAACCGACCGTTTCCGTCCTGGAACTGCAGGGTGTGCCGATCGGCCCGTATGCGGTCGGGCGCAATGCCGTCGGCACGTCGGAAAACTTTCGCGGCGATATCGCCGAGGTGCTGGTTTACGACCGCCCGTTTGCGTCCCTCGCCGAGCGCCAGCAGGCTTTTCAGTACCTTGCGCACAAGTGGTCAGTGGCCGTTCCCACCCACGCCGATACGTGGACCCGTGTCGGTCCGCTGGGCACGCTGCCGACCCGCACTCACGTTTATCTGCCGCTGTCCGATCAAACCAATGCCGGACGCTGGGTACTCGACACCAACCTGTCCGATGACTTCAACGGCAGCAGCCTCGACCCCACCCGCTGGCACGTCAACAATGCCATCGGCAATGAATCGCTCGGGCGCAAACCGGCGCTGTTCACTCCACGCAATGCTAGCGTCAGCAACGGCAACCTGAACATTGTCTTCCGCAAGGAAACCTTGCCGCAGAAGTACGTCGAGCTTGGCTTCAAGGATTACACCTCAGCCATGGTCCGTACCCGTGAACGCGGTTTCTACGGCTACTACGAAGCACGCGCCAAACCGATGAACTCCGCAGCGTCGAGCGCCTTCTGGCTGGCGTGGACGGGCTTCACGGACAACGCCACCGAAATCGATATCTTTGAAATTGGCGGTAAAACCAAAGGCGCAGCCTCGGATCGTTCTTACAACATGAACGCTCACTTATGGGCCACGCCGCAAAGTAAAGAACACATCGCCAACGGCAGCACCTGGATCAGCCCTTGGCGCCTGGCCAGTGATTTTCATGTCTACGGCTTCGACTGGCAGCCCGACACCCTGCGCTGGTACGTCGATGGCGTGCTGGTCAGGGAATCGAAGAACCGCCACTTCTTCTTCCCGATGCAGATCGTCTTTGACAGTGAGGCCATGTGGAAATGGTTCGGCGTGGTCGACGACGCTGACCTGCCGTCCACCTTCGAAGTCGACTACATCCATAGGTGGCAACGCGGTCCATAA
- the galE gene encoding UDP-glucose 4-epimerase GalE: protein MRKTTLITGGAGYIGSHTALALINAGHRVLVLDNLCNSCQECIARLEQLTLTRIDFIKGDIRDSDLLDDIFRRYDIDAVVHFASLKSVAESVRKPLDYYANNVAGTLDLCQAMTRNNVFRLVFSSSATVYGEPTRTPIAEDFGTGKPVNPYGRTKLMIEELLTDLCDSDPRWSIGLLRYFNPIGAHESGMIGEDPRGRPNNLLPCLTQVAIGRIPELTVYGSDYPTVDGTCVRDYIHVVDLAIGHLKALLVLQQNHGIHFWNLGTGVGYSVLQIIHSFEDITGISIPYRFAPRREGDIAKCWADPAKAGRELGWTAQRDLPQMIVDAWRWQSCNPQGYQSSFEIPALLAFK, encoded by the coding sequence ATGCGCAAAACCACGTTGATTACTGGCGGGGCCGGTTACATCGGCTCGCATACCGCTTTGGCGCTCATCAATGCCGGGCACCGGGTGCTGGTGCTCGATAACCTGTGCAACAGCTGTCAGGAGTGCATCGCGCGCCTTGAGCAACTGACCTTGACCCGGATCGATTTCATCAAGGGCGACATCCGTGATTCCGACCTGCTGGACGACATCTTCCGGCGCTACGACATCGATGCCGTGGTGCATTTTGCCAGCCTCAAATCCGTCGCCGAAAGCGTGCGCAAACCGCTCGACTACTACGCCAACAATGTCGCAGGCACGCTTGACCTGTGCCAGGCCATGACGCGCAACAACGTCTTCCGCCTGGTGTTCAGCTCATCGGCCACGGTGTACGGCGAGCCGACCCGTACGCCGATTGCCGAAGACTTCGGCACCGGCAAACCGGTCAATCCGTATGGTCGCACCAAGCTGATGATCGAAGAATTGCTCACGGATTTGTGCGACTCCGATCCGCGCTGGAGCATTGGCCTGTTGCGCTACTTCAATCCGATTGGCGCCCACGAAAGCGGGATGATCGGTGAAGACCCGCGCGGCCGACCCAACAACCTGCTGCCGTGCCTGACCCAGGTCGCCATTGGCCGGATACCGGAACTCACGGTCTACGGCAGCGACTATCCCACCGTCGACGGCACCTGCGTGCGCGACTACATCCATGTGGTCGACCTTGCCATTGGCCACCTCAAGGCACTGCTGGTGTTGCAGCAGAACCACGGCATCCATTTCTGGAACCTCGGCACGGGGGTCGGCTACAGCGTGTTGCAGATCATCCACAGTTTCGAGGACATCACCGGCATCAGCATTCCCTACCGGTTTGCACCGCGCCGCGAAGGTGACATTGCCAAGTGTTGGGCCGACCCGGCCAAGGCCGGACGCGAGCTGGGCTGGACCGCGCAACGCGACCTGCCACAAATGATTGTCGATGCCTGGCGCTGGCAGTCGTGTAATCCGCAGGGGTATCAGTCTTCCTTCGAAATCCCCGCGCTGCTTGCTTTCAAATGA
- a CDS encoding oligosaccharide flippase family protein: MANHRLVTLSWIFTEKFGLILLSMITFVVYAKLLSPAELGVGTIIIAIVELIGLVYSSVLEDPLVRLERLEDKHISTAFWAGVLVSLVSIVIISLAAFLYTPDPLLQWLTAVASVKILFTMMARVYVAQMRRSGNFKMLASRTLLGKVAGGVGGIVVALYGWGAWAVIAQALIMEWVSIIVLMGADRRRIAFAIDRTVLRELLKAGAPVAINSLSSQTLQRGVNVVLGMTAGANAVGMFNMAMRIIELPRTAIYNGLLSYALPAFARRSAEPKRLLGIIGDSTAVSGFVLTPLFIGLALTANDLILLIFGAKWADAIPLLQVLACTAAIGNTAMYATTALVAVNRSHLTIKAEVLTTVLALALVYSLGNVYGGMAAAGALLARMLLITPLQIRGLNLAIGYSWRRFVEANYRSVIASLVMAATVLLVSPQLGFQGYLHLIGNIALGALSYAVAYSLIHPHWPQEFKSVFTAR; the protein is encoded by the coding sequence ATGGCCAATCACCGTCTGGTGACATTGAGCTGGATCTTCACCGAAAAATTCGGCCTGATCCTGCTGTCGATGATCACCTTTGTCGTCTACGCGAAGCTGCTGTCGCCGGCCGAGCTGGGTGTGGGCACGATCATCATTGCCATCGTCGAGCTGATTGGTCTGGTGTACTCATCGGTGCTGGAGGATCCGCTGGTACGCCTTGAACGGCTGGAAGACAAACACATTTCCACGGCTTTCTGGGCCGGGGTGCTCGTCAGTCTGGTGTCGATTGTCATCATCTCGCTCGCGGCATTCCTGTACACGCCCGACCCGCTGCTGCAATGGCTGACGGCAGTGGCCTCGGTGAAAATCCTGTTCACCATGATGGCGCGGGTCTATGTGGCGCAAATGCGCCGTAGCGGTAACTTCAAGATGCTCGCGTCGCGCACGTTACTGGGCAAAGTCGCGGGCGGCGTCGGCGGCATCGTAGTGGCGCTGTACGGTTGGGGTGCGTGGGCAGTGATTGCCCAGGCGCTGATCATGGAATGGGTGTCGATCATTGTTCTGATGGGTGCAGACCGGCGACGCATCGCGTTTGCCATCGACCGGACGGTCTTGCGCGAACTGTTGAAGGCCGGTGCACCGGTTGCAATCAATTCGCTGAGTTCACAAACCTTGCAGCGCGGCGTCAACGTGGTGCTGGGGATGACGGCCGGGGCGAACGCAGTCGGCATGTTCAACATGGCGATGCGCATCATCGAACTGCCGCGCACAGCGATTTATAACGGTCTGCTGAGTTATGCGTTGCCGGCGTTCGCCCGACGCAGTGCGGAACCCAAGCGCCTGCTCGGGATCATTGGCGACTCGACCGCCGTCAGCGGCTTTGTGTTGACGCCGCTGTTCATTGGCCTTGCGCTCACGGCCAACGACCTCATCCTGTTGATCTTCGGCGCCAAGTGGGCTGACGCCATTCCATTGTTGCAAGTGCTGGCCTGCACGGCGGCCATCGGCAACACCGCCATGTACGCCACCACCGCACTGGTGGCGGTCAACCGCAGCCACCTGACGATCAAGGCGGAAGTGCTGACTACCGTCCTCGCACTGGCGCTGGTCTACAGCCTCGGTAACGTTTATGGCGGCATGGCCGCAGCCGGCGCTCTGCTCGCGCGCATGTTGCTGATCACGCCACTGCAAATTCGCGGCCTCAACCTGGCCATCGGTTACAGCTGGCGGCGGTTTGTCGAGGCCAATTACCGCAGCGTGATTGCCTCGCTGGTCATGGCCGCGACCGTATTGCTGGTGTCACCGCAACTGGGCTTTCAAGGCTACCTGCACCTGATCGGCAACATCGCGCTGGGCGCGCTGAGCTACGCCGTGGCGTACAGCCTCATCCACCCGCACTGGCCGCAGGAATTCAAATCGGTTTTCACCGCCCGCTGA
- a CDS encoding glycosyltransferase family 2 protein, producing MPNQAPSSVDSVCVVIPMYNGADSIEQTLASLVGQTRLPDHVIVIDDGSTDDGPQRVRNFVAPFRLTLLQQANEGQASARNHGMRHSQETFVAMLDADDQWHPQKLELQLALYEELSRQGRPVGLIDCYAQVNYSDGRRQLDNRRKSGRHFYDFIHANVVNGVSTALVRREVIMQLGGFDASLRYSEDRYMWTRIAEHWEVHTVPQVLLERTVNGGNMTAQPKKYYQNKIHFIEVYLARYGEMLSQQQRINFVLSNHTDFLEAFSRRGEHDQVLGVYRRMLECSWQALIFANGKPTLRYLYARARTWRKPTASTPAH from the coding sequence GTGCCCAACCAAGCCCCCTCTTCCGTGGATTCAGTGTGCGTCGTCATCCCGATGTACAACGGCGCCGACAGCATTGAGCAGACATTAGCGTCGCTGGTCGGGCAAACCCGCCTGCCGGATCACGTCATCGTCATCGACGATGGCTCCACCGATGACGGCCCACAACGGGTCAGAAACTTCGTCGCGCCGTTTCGCCTGACGCTGCTGCAGCAAGCCAACGAAGGCCAGGCCAGCGCACGTAATCACGGCATGCGCCACTCGCAAGAAACCTTTGTGGCGATGCTCGATGCCGATGACCAGTGGCACCCGCAAAAGCTCGAACTGCAACTGGCCCTGTACGAAGAACTCAGTCGTCAGGGCCGGCCGGTGGGGTTGATCGACTGCTACGCGCAGGTCAATTACAGCGACGGCCGGCGGCAGCTGGACAACCGCCGCAAAAGCGGCAGGCACTTCTACGACTTCATCCACGCCAACGTCGTCAATGGCGTTTCCACTGCGCTGGTCAGGCGCGAGGTGATCATGCAGCTCGGTGGTTTCGATGCCAGCCTGCGTTACTCCGAAGACCGCTACATGTGGACGCGGATCGCCGAACACTGGGAGGTCCACACGGTGCCGCAGGTGCTGCTGGAGCGTACGGTCAACGGCGGCAACATGACCGCGCAACCGAAGAAGTACTACCAGAACAAGATCCATTTCATTGAGGTGTACCTCGCCCGCTACGGCGAGATGCTCAGCCAGCAACAACGGATCAATTTCGTCCTGAGCAACCACACCGATTTTCTCGAAGCGTTTTCCCGCCGCGGCGAGCACGACCAAGTGCTCGGCGTGTACCGGCGAATGCTCGAGTGCTCCTGGCAAGCGCTGATCTTCGCCAACGGCAAACCGACCTTGCGCTATCTCTATGCCCGCGCCAGAACATGGCGCAAGCCAACGGCGTCAACCCCAGCTCATTGA